The sequence AAGGTCAGGCAGAGCGAGCGTCTATTTCATGTCGCAGAGGTCTAAAAATAGTGCGGTGTCCATCAATATTATTATTCTGATATGACATGGGTTGATTACCTGCATCACAGGGTTCAAGTAAGCTCAGAGTTTGCCCCTGGACGTTGGATAGTCACAATCCGGAATAATCGTTATTGCAGTTTTAACGATGAATACCATCAGCTTTTATTTTACCTCAGTGGTATTTCCTGCTATCTAAGTAACTGAATCCACGAGCGAATCCACAGCTATGCCAAGAGCCGCACTCACTTCCATGGCGTCCCCCCTGATCAGCCTGCTGATCTACTCCATAGGCCATGGTCTGCTGACTACGCTGCTGACGCTGCGGCTGGCCGAAGAGCAGGTTTCGACTTTCTGGATTGGCGCCGTGTCCACTGCCTATTTTGCAGGTCTGATGGCGGGTACTTTTATTAACAGCCGGCTGATTTTAAGGGTCGGGCATATTCGCGCCTATTCGGCCTACGCTTCTATTTTGTGCAGTGTAGCCTTGCTATACGGCATGTTTGTGGTGCCGGAGACCTGGCTGCTATTGAGACTACTGGGGGGATTTGCCACCGGCGGTCTGTTGGTAGTCATTGAGTCCTGGATCATGGTCAGCAGCCCGGTACGTATTCGTGGTCGTATGATGGCCCTGTATATGGTGCTGTTTTATGGCGCCATGGTGCTGGGGCAAATGCTGCTTAAACAGCTTGATATCAGCATGTTGCTGCCTTTTGCTGTGGCGGCGTTAGCCGCCTCATTATCGGTAATTCCGCTGGCTCTGGCCCGTGTGGATATGCCTCATTTTGATAAACATGAAAAACTCTCAGTAGCAGAATTGTTCAGACTGACACCTACGGCGGTATTCAGCTGCTTTATCTCTGGTCTGCTGCTCAGTGTGGCCTACGGGTTATTACCCTTATATTTCTCGTTGATTGGATTTGATCTCAGTCAGATCACCGACATGGTGGCCTGGTTGATCCTCGGTGGGATGTGCCTGCAATATCCGTTGGGGCGTCTGTCAGACAGGGTTGATAGGCGTATTGTGCTTATGGCCCTGTTTGCTGCAACCCTGATGATCAGCTTGCTGTTTGTATTGTCAGATCTTAGTGCGGAATCATGGCTGACGGCCCTGCTTGTGGCCAGTCTTGGCGGAATAATCTTCGCGATTTACCCCATCAGTCTCAGTCAGGCCTGTGACGAATTGCAGCCTGAACAGATGATTGCCGGTAATCAGGGATTGCTGCTGTGCTACAGCGTCGGTGCAATGGCAGGGCCGCTGCTGGCGCCGTTATTTATCAATGGCTTCGGCGCCCGGGGGCTGTTTATTTATTTCGTGCTGCTGGCAACTATTACCGTTGTTTTCCTGCTTTGGCGCCGAAGTGTGCGGGCGGCAGTGCCTCTGGACGAGCATGTGGCTTTCTCTGCTACTACACCCAATACCCCGGTTATGGCTGAACTGGATCCCCGTGCCGAGGGATATGATCCGGGTGAAGAAGAACAGGTTGATACTCGGCTGTCGCCGAATGGCGACATTAAATAGTCCATATAAATCATTAGGTTATAAGGATGACGTGTTTTTTTTCAGGAAGCATGTTGTCAATAACAGACAGTTCTGGTCGTCTGCGTTGGTATCCGTTCTGCAGATACTATTGCCAGGCCCCACATACCTCAGGCTGGAACGGATATTGATAGACTGATGTGAGTCCCATCAATGTAAAGCAATGAGGTTACCCAAGATGAAACTACAAAATCACTTACTGGCAATATCCGTAATACCCCTGCTCTTTGCCTGCGGAGGTTCAGACAGCGGAGAATCGCCATCTGGTAATGAGCCCCAGCCAACCAGCACAGGTTTTAGCCTTGCTGTCTCTGATGCGCCCATAGATTCGGCAGTGGCGGTAGTGGTGTATTTTGATCAGATAGAGCTGATTGGTAATGGAGAAACTGTCAGCTTTGATGTGACAGATGAAAATGGCGATCCCCGGCAGATTGATCTGCTGAGTCTTCAGGGGGAAAATTTTGCCACACTGGTAGAAGATGAAGAGATTCCGTTGGGTGAATATGGACAGCTGAGAGTGGTGGTCACTCAGGATTCCTACATCGAAATGGAACAGGGTACCTTTGAACTGCGGGTACCCAGTAATGAGCTCAAACTCGATGGGTTTATCGCTGAGGCCAATGTTACTGCCGCTTATACATTGGAGTTTGACCTCAGAAAATCCCTTGTAGATCCGGTTGGTCAGGCCCATATTTTTCTCAAGCCCAGAGGCGTGCGCCTGGTGGCGAACCAGAATGTCGGTACTATTGAAGGGGTTGTGGATGAGAGCCTGATAATGGATGCCAGTTGCGCCGATAAAGT comes from Lacimicrobium alkaliphilum and encodes:
- a CDS encoding MFS transporter, with the translated sequence MPRAALTSMASPLISLLIYSIGHGLLTTLLTLRLAEEQVSTFWIGAVSTAYFAGLMAGTFINSRLILRVGHIRAYSAYASILCSVALLYGMFVVPETWLLLRLLGGFATGGLLVVIESWIMVSSPVRIRGRMMALYMVLFYGAMVLGQMLLKQLDISMLLPFAVAALAASLSVIPLALARVDMPHFDKHEKLSVAELFRLTPTAVFSCFISGLLLSVAYGLLPLYFSLIGFDLSQITDMVAWLILGGMCLQYPLGRLSDRVDRRIVLMALFAATLMISLLFVLSDLSAESWLTALLVASLGGIIFAIYPISLSQACDELQPEQMIAGNQGLLLCYSVGAMAGPLLAPLFINGFGARGLFIYFVLLATITVVFLLWRRSVRAAVPLDEHVAFSATTPNTPVMAELDPRAEGYDPGEEEQVDTRLSPNGDIK
- a CDS encoding DUF4382 domain-containing protein, whose product is MKLQNHLLAISVIPLLFACGGSDSGESPSGNEPQPTSTGFSLAVSDAPIDSAVAVVVYFDQIELIGNGETVSFDVTDENGDPRQIDLLSLQGENFATLVEDEEIPLGEYGQLRVVVTQDSYIEMEQGTFELRVPSNELKLDGFIAEANVTAAYTLEFDLRKSLVDPVGQAHIFLKPRGVRLVANQNVGTIEGVVDESLIMDASCADKVDPDKGNAVYLYQEADLEMAVLGDDTDEPANENEISPYTIAEVEFDEQNAEYRYQAAFVAQGDYTLAFTCQAALDQPETDENAEDGFVFLSSKSATVEAEQTAEVDFP